A stretch of the Lolium perenne isolate Kyuss_39 chromosome 3, Kyuss_2.0, whole genome shotgun sequence genome encodes the following:
- the LOC127341251 gene encoding pentatricopeptide repeat-containing protein At5g66631 isoform X3 translates to MSSPGSRVATYFRRARLIDELRLSLRSPSSSPPPPPDDPVVAFYAIRAAPTAASALAFFRAIPTPAPLPLFQALAARLANPASLPDLHSLLASFPLPPPPLLRLRLLAAAGDHPAALAAFASVPADPHRPTDAHNLVIRLHAGAGNHAAAVDAFGAMVREGALPNTRTYTILLHHLAAAGFVDQALEVFRLLPSLRVPRIPQQYNVLAEALASAGRFDRLRWLVREMVAVDGIMPGRQMRAAIAAMRKAGHTEGTEGFFEELSPSRYAVCDSEGEGDSEEEAEDGDTDQCGANKETQQLKPWLHPRELARALEGWHPEDVAELEAAGIVWTPLLVRKLLSNFRKATTAWKFFCWVACRPGSSFRHDLHTVARMIGIFACAGKIELAEGLLAKVRTDGIFLPFVTVRRIINFYGHSKKANAAVRVFREADSICGPVSRPNLALLCSSLLWALLKCHQGRYATELLEEMVAMRGVVPDLQTISGMMEHVAGAGSLKGVHRLLGLVRQCELRPDGHMYVVLIRAYCKGEHVALAVRLFDEMRGAGIATDSPTVALLVKTLWREGKLREAALVLERCDEMVAACGGRGLPVACLGHTTRAADLNKVYGIYSGCFGQQPDAENLTANQAIG, encoded by the coding sequence ATGTCCTCTCCCGGCAGCCGCGTAGCCACCTATTTCCGCCGCGCGCGCCTCATCGACGAGCTGCGCCTCAGCCTCCGCTCCCCATCCtcctccccgccgccgccacccgacgACCCGGTGGTCGCCTTCTACGCTATCCGCGCCGCGCCCACGGCGGCGTCGGCTCTCGCATTCTTCCGCGCCATCCCCACTCCGGCGCCGCTCCCGCTCTTCCAGGCTctcgccgcccgcctcgccaacCCCGCGTCCCTCCCGGACCTCCACTCCCTCCTCGCCTCcttccccctgccccctcccccgctcctgcgcctccgcctcctcgccgccgccggggaCCACCCGGCCGCCCTCGCCGCCTTCGCCTCCGTCCCGGCCGACCCGCACCGCCCCACCGACGCGCACAACCTCGTCATCCGCCTCCACGCCGGCGCCGGGAaccacgccgccgccgtcgacgcGTTCGGCGCCATGGTCCGCGAGGGCGCGCTCCCCAACACGCGCACCTACAccatcctcctccaccacctcgcgGCCGCGGGATTCGTCGACCAGGCGCTCGAGGTGTTCCGGCTCCTGCCGTCGCTGCGCGTGCCACGTATCCCCCAGCAGTACAACGTGCTCGCCGAGGCGCTCGCGTCGGCCGGCAGGTTCGACCGGCTCCGGTGGCTGGTCCGCGAGATGGTGGCCGTCGATGGCATCATGCCCGGGCGGCAGATGCGGGCCGCCATCGCCGCCATGAGGAAAGCCGGCCACACGGAGGGCACGGAGGGTTTCTTCGAGGAGCTCTCGCCGAGCCGGTACGCCGTGTGCGACTCCGAGGGCGAGGGAGATAGCGAGGAGGAAGCGGAGGATGGTGATACGGATCAGTGCGGAGCTAATAAGGAGACGCAGCAGCTGAAGCCATGGCTGCACCCACGGGAGCTAGCGAGGGCGCTGGAAGGCTGGCACCCTGAGGAcgtggcggagctggaggcggccGGGATTGTCTGGACGCCGCTGCTGGTGAGAAAGCTCCTGAGCAATTTCAGGAAGGCGACAACGGCGTGGAAGTTCTTCTGCTGGGTGGCATGCCGCCCAGGCAGCAGCTTTAGGCACGACCTCCACACCGTGGCGAGGATGATCGGCATCTTTGCCTGCGCCGGCAAAATTGAGCTGGCGGAGGGCCTGCTCGCCAAGGTGCGCACCGACGGTATCTTCCTCCCGTTCGTCACCGTGCGGCGAATCATCAACTTCTATGGGCACTCCAAGAAGGCCAACGCGGCGGTGCGGGTGTTCCGGGAAGCTGACTCCATCTGCGGCCCCGTGTCACGGCCCAACCTGGCGCTGCTCTGCTCATCGCTGCTGTGGGCGTTGCTGAAATGCCACCAGGGCCGCTACGCCACTGAACTTCTGGAGGAGATGGTGGCGATGCGGGGCGTGGTCCCGGACCTGCAGACCATCTCGGGTATGATGGAGCACGTGGCTGGCGCGGGCAGCCTGAAGGGCGTGCACAGGCTTCTCGGGCTGGTGCGGCAGTGTGAGCTGCGCCCCGACGGGCACATGTATGTCGTGTTGATCAGGGCCTACTGCAAGGGAGAGCACGTGGCGCTTGCGGTCAGGCTGTTCGACGAAATGCGTGGCGCAGGCATCGCCACGGACTCGCCCACCGTGGCGCTGCTGGTGAAGACCCTGTGGCGGGAGGGGAAGCTACGGGAGGCAGCGCTAGTCCTGGAGAGGTGCGATGAGATGGTCGCGGCATGCGGCGGCAGGGGCCTCCCAGTGGCGTGCCTGGGCCACACCACGAGGGCCGCTGATCTTAACAAGGTGTATGGCATCTACTCTGGCTGCTTCGGGCAACAGCCTGATGCAGAGAACTTGACGGCGAATCAAGCCATTGGTTGA